The genomic window atatatatatatatatatatatatatatatctcaatgCACTTAAAAACATAGACAGCAGCAGCAAAAGGGGGCCAGAGATGTGAGAAGGGCTAGACATTTAATGCAATATTACAAATATGATAAAAAATCGAATGAATCAATTGCCATCTACAATTGACATGGGTTTGACATCTTTACCTGTTTCGGTTAGCACAGTGAAGATAAACCCGCACTTTCCGCCTCGGGTTTTGGAGGCCAGCAAGAAGAAGTCGTTCAACCATCAGAACCTCAGGGCCAACAAGTCTTTTGTAGAGAAGCGACAGCCAATAGTCCTGAAGAGCGGGCACATTTGAATTTTGGAATAACACACACTTTTAGAAATAGGCTTCTTTTGAATCACACCGCTGATTCAACTTTGACGTTTTGTTCCGATTATTTACAGCGTACGCTGCAGGTTTCTGTTAAAAGTGGACAGATAAAATGAAAAGGATGAGAACAAAAGACTTCGGAGAGAACAGATCATGGACTGTGCTTACAGGAAGGGGGTCCAGGTTGTCGTCGACCAGGTGGTACGTTCCAGAACCGATCAACACCTGTCTGATAACCACGTCCAGACCCATTTTAGCAGCAAGTCCCAGCTTATCCAGCCACCTGCAGGCACAGATTACTATAgtgttacatacacacacagacacgcacacatataccgTTCACAACCTACAAAACCATGATCACCTTCATCATTTTTCTGCTTGTTTAATATCAAGTGTTTCTTTTTAGCATTTAAGATACATACAATTAATAAATGTccattttattaaaacatttgaatGCTGTTTGAAAGTTTGTGGAAAATCCTTGTAGTACAAAGTTCAAAAGGGTGTTCTCGTTATGGTGTCGCTTTGTTAACACATACATTTATTCAGAACATGAATTAAAAAAGATCATCGATACCCAATATCTTTTTTTGCTGACTATAGACTTTTCCCACTCTAACTACACAATTAACACAGAGCTCTGAGCTCTGAGCTCTGAGAGCTCTGCCTAGTCTCCAGAGCTCTGAGCTCTGAGCTCTGAGCTCTGAGCTCTGAGCTCTGAGCTCTGAGCTCTGAGCTCTGAGCTCTGAGCTGAGAGCTCTGCCTAGTCTCCAGAGCTCTGCCTAGTTCCTCTTGTTGTCACGAGACCAGGCGGTCCAGGGCGATGAGTTAATCTAATAACCAGGCCCGCACCGCCCCACAGCCCACGTCGTCCACGGAGGAGCCCGTCTCCCATGTGACCAGACCTAAGGCCTCCACCCGTTCCTCATCACGCGTATGAACAGGGCGCTACACCAAGGCTATAAGGCTCGCATACGCGTCTCTAAATGGAGCTGTGTGAATGTGAGATCAACTACTCGAAAGAATGGAAATATTTACACATAAAACATTTGATCTGGATTAAGTATAAtacttatttgtattttatgtcttaaaatctgtctgtctattaaatattttttaataaagccacatagattactatgtggctttatcaaaaaatattttcaacctcactttgtgctacagcactcactgcattttctgcaggaaatgcattttctagttataaTTGTTAGTGCTATTACTAGAGAGGGATGGGACGTTTCTTTGATGAGCTAAAAGCTAATCAGCAGCACCCATTCATTAATATGCATTTCTTAATGAGAGCTACCCTACATTATTTCGTTCACTAATATGAGTCCTGGGCATCAACCTCATCCACATTGGACGACAACCAAACGGGTCTCTGAACTCACACAAGCCTTACATGGGTCAACCAATCAGGTGTCTGGATTTGCAAGAACCTCAGCCATGGTACAACCAATCAGGTGTCTCCACTCACACAAACCTCATCTATGGGAACAACCAATCAGGTCTTTGCACTCACATGAACCTCCGGTGGGACAACCAATCAGGTATCTCCAACGAGACAAGCCTCAGCCATAGGACAACCAATCAGGTCTCTGCACTTACATGAACCCCTGGTGGGACAACCAATCAGGTCCATCCACTCACATGAACCCTGGTGGGACAACCAATCAGGTCTATCCGCCCAAATGAACTCTGGTGATAAAGCCAATCAGGTCTCTCCAATCACATAAACCCTGGTGGGACAACCAATCAGGCCCCTCCAATCAGATGAATCCCCGGTGAGACAACCAATCAGGCCCCTCCAATCACATGAATCCCCGGTGAGACAACCAATCAGGTCTCTTCACCCTAATGAACCCTGGTGGGACAACCAATCGGGTCTCTCCACTCACATGAATCCGGCTGCGAAGGCGTCTGACAGCCCCTCCGCTCCCCCGCCGTACGCTGAGCTGCTCTCCCCCAGCCAGCTCCTCGTACCCGGGGACACCAGGTGGACGCTCTGTAGGGTCAGAGCCATCAGCAAAACATAGcacaaatattaatattaatggtTATAATAAGAACTTTGTGGGCTCGCATTGATGTCAAAATCCTAtattaaacaataaaaatacaaacccCATTTTAATGCTCTACGATAAAAGATTCAGTGCTTTAAATTACCTCCAGAACTTCGCTGATCTTCAGCCCTAGAGAGTCCAAAACCTGTGGGCTGATGAAGTCGGCGAGTGTTGCCTCTCGTCCATTCACATAGTAGCTGGAAAGAACAGAAAATATCAGTACCAAATATAACTTAGTGGATTTTTAACCTTTGCAAGGGTCTTGAAGGgacttcagatacatgtcattaggGTAAACTTGCTcatggatgcctacaggtagactctgggcattgggaatcaaacccagtacccttCGGCTGGGAATCGAACACCTTTTGATTCCTAAAGGTGTTTGGAAATCAAACACCTGGGACTATCTTGCCCCAGGTGTTTGATTCTATTCTATCTTTGATTCTGGACTATCGATTCTTGCCCCTAtaaccactgactgaagataTCCAAACAAAACTATACCCATATCAATCAGAAAATAACCTAACAATAACATAAAGCAAGACTATAGTATAATGTAATGTGAACTTAAAAGAAAACATCCGGAAATGTTGGGGACACACTCAGGATATGGGGTGGAAGACAACTTACTGGTGCCATGTGCACGCATTAATCGCCTGTGAGCCAGTAGTCAGAAACctaggaaacaaaacaacacagttGGAATAACCAAACCAAACTGGAATAACATGGTTCTACCATTCTAGCACTCATAGATGTACAAACAAGAAGTAGCCATCGGAATAAGAACAAGTGATTTATGTATTAATTCAACTAAGACATGTGATTAAGAAAAGACAGGTCATTTCAGATTTGTGTTGTACTGATCCTGGGAGTTCACCCGGTGTgtcaaaaacacaacacagaaacaGGTTAGGCTTGAATGCTTTTTTGGCACCGCTACCATCAGAGAGGGTTTAACTTATTAAAGAAGCTCTGCCTCTTTCCGTCTCTCACCCTTGCAGCAGGTCTTTCCGGTGGTCCCGCGGCTGGCTGATATCTGGGCCGTACAGGCCCGTGTTGTGGTACAACTTGGAGTCTTGTAATATTTCTCTGAGATTAACAAAGTCCTCCCCTAGCTGGGACCCGGATACCCGGATACCGGCCTTCTTCTCATAGCTGTTGGGTTCTGTTGGGAAAGAATGCAGGAATGAATTGCATTTACTGTACAAAGGGGATTTCTAAACCTTTCACGTTCGCCCTTTGACAAATGTATGTTGAGACCAGTGGTTTGGTGTCAACAAAGCATCAACCAATCAACCTCCCACGGCCACCTCCTGCCAACGATGTTCCATAGTTACACATTGAGGGCAATAAAGATCACTTCCTTCCTGCATTACTCAATGGTAGGTCAGGGCGACATGACTCGCCGAACAAGGAACTGAAATATAAGCTTGTGGAAAGCTGTTCTGTGAAGGCCGCAGAACAGCGCACCAGACCCGATTGGACATTAGGATGGTAAAAGGAAGATTGATCTATAAGAGCAAAACATTAGACATCTCACGATTGAAACAAAGAGGTATCAAATCTCTACGATTAGGCCTACTGATTTCAGTAAAATGCCCATAACCCTGTCtcaagattattattattattattattattattattattattttggccGATGTTGGGAAATTACAACAACGCATCAATTGCATTAAACAATACATTTTATgaaataactaataataaccATGACCCAGTTGAGAACTCTACTCCGGGCCTTTAGCAATGTGTGTCCAGCACAAGAACACGTACACCTTTAGTTAGTTTTATAGGCTACGTTGTAGAATTTGAGAGTCAAGTAGATGAGAATTCTACTCGTACGGTGATGTGTAtccgacacaacaacacacatactTATTGATAAGAATTTGATAGATCTGTTCAAAGAAcataatataggcctatgtggTTTGTTGGACGGAATAATCCATTATAGCTGCAATGAAGAATTTGATTTGACGTTCGCCATTCACCTTTTAGCTCATTGCCCCTCTCGTGGGGTGTACTGTCGACAGTAGTCGCATGGTTGGGAAGTGGTGTCTTTTGTCCAACGAGACATTTTAAGTGTGACTGGGGCAGATCCTCATGGGAATCTGAGGTCATATGATCCATGAAAGAGGAACAGGAGTGTTTTCTTTGTGTTGCTGATGAGTACAATTGCTAGGTTCAAGTTCTTATTAACCATCCGGCGTGATGTCGTTTAGCCATgacaagccatttcaaaatcgACCCATTGCTGATCTATGCATTATACATCTAGGTCGGTGGACACTCCCATTTCACAAACGGGTCAATTTTTAAATTACTTGTAATGACTCAAGATCGTGATAACGATGGACCAAGAGAGAAGTCCTGTCCTTCAGTACAACATATTgaggtttttctttggtcgtaccGTTGCCCAGCTCCCAGGAGATGCGGTACTGCTGGGACTCACAGTACTTGATCAAGGACCGGGCGTTGCTGCTGTTCCAGATGTTGTCGGAGGTGCGCAGCAGGGCGTTCAGACCGAAGATGAGGTCCATGTCAGTGCAGTTGGCAAAGGAGGTCAGGAGGTCCACAGAGTACTctggagagatggggggaggggcaaTTTGGGTGTACTTGAATCAAAGCCATACTGGTGTTTAACTTTGGGCTACTTTAACAGCCAATTGAACAGTAACTTTTTCAGCCACTAATCCAAACTAAGATTTTTCAAAAAAACAATTCTAAACACACAGTTTCAAGAGAAagtatctctcttcctcttccctccgATGCCCTACCTGTAAACTTTACCCGCCTTCTGTACTTCATCTGCAGATCCTCTTTTCGGAGTAGTGCTTGCTGTTGAATCCACTGCTTCTTCAACCTCGCCTCCAGTAGTGTAGGCAACTCCATCTTCTTACAACTATCTTCTGGTCCTATACAAAGAATGGGAATCAGAGTCATTAACCTGCAAAGTGCACCTCTGTGTAAGCAAAGCAAAAGGTAGTAAGATGGCGTTATTTATATTGCAACAGAATcattttttgggggaaattGCAATGCTTTAGAAAGCCAACCAATAGACAGCAGAGCCAGAATGAGACCACAGGCTATTTTGGAGTTTAAAACAGTGTTGTGTGTGATTATTCACCGGCACTCAAACCGGGTTTCTGTTGATCATAACCATGGGACCGCATGAGGTACTTCTCTGGATTGAACACCATGAAATCCTGCCTGGTCCCTCCGAATCTCAGATAGGACGGGGATAACGCTTTGGCTAGCGTCCTGAGTTTTGGGGACCTTAAAGAATTAAAAAGCAACATAACGTGAATGAGATTTAATCCTTAAAGGGCTGTGCATCTGCTTTTCTGAGAACGACTTTAAAAACAGAACCTGCGGCTAGATTTCCCAGGTCTGTAGAAGACAGAGGTTGCATTGAAAAGTGAGGAGGACCAGAACGAATTGATGTAATCACCGAAGACATGGTCATAAGGTCCAGTTGTTTGATGTAAATACAGAGCATGTGGATGGCGCTTATATTGGCGTATTACATCTGCAGCTGCACATGAGAGGACAGCTCGAAATTCACACTGTATGTTGTCATTCAGCTTTGGAATTAAATGTGATAATCATCAGCCAATATGAACTTCAGCCTCAGAAAATAATCGAagtaaatataaaacaaaatgttcCCGTTACTGATTCATTCGAAAGGGCATAAAAGTGAAACCTCACCCCAGCATGTACATGAACCTTTCCTCGGCCACAAGGCTGGCATCAATAGCCACGGACAGAAAGCGCTCGTCCACCTCCCGGACAATCCGAGACAGATCCACGCTCAGATCAACCTCCAGGGAACGGACACCCGTCCCGAAGGCATCGTGATCTGCTACATCGTGGGACCCTCGAGCGGGCCATAGTTGTACACTTACAACCAGTATCACAACAAGCGATATCATGACTTAGAATCACTGAATACATCCGACTCAGGTCATTGGATTCCAACTTCCTGGACTGTGGGACAACAGGATAGTGCTGGAGCGGCAGCAGCATGCATCTGAGGGCGGGCATGGACTACCTGATTATTGTGTAGGGGCGTGTTTTACATTTGCTGGGGCCCCATGGTCTCGCAGAGATACAAAAAGACTACATGGGACTAGAAGGTGTTGTAGAATCAACGTTGACAGTTATTGATTGACGGACAGTAACGATTatagtgtgtttctgtttgtcatGTCTATAGATGCATGCAGGTGTCGCTTACTTCAGTAAGGGAGGTACGTGACAGGAATCGGATGCACCATGACCGCATCTTGACTCGTCACACCCTTCTGCTAGAAATACAGCACATTCATATCCTGAGCTACGTGCGTTTCTAagtccctctttttttttttcgatagATAACAGATAAAACAAACGAATAACTTAACTTAAAACACAATTCTCAACCTTGTTATTTTAATCAAATGTTTTCTTTCAAGTGGCAAAAAAAACGATTATTTCACATAAATAGGACAACACATTTCAATGATTGTGTCATTATTCTtataaacatttaaaacataaataaattcgGTAGACTTGTTCAGTGTCACGGCACGGGTAAATCCAGAGGCAGCATCAGCAgctcgtccacctcctcctgcagaGCAGAAGCCTTGTCGTTCAACAGCATCTGGGAAACATCACGATTGTGTTTCAGAAAAAAATCTATATCAATATTTAATAATCATGGATTAGACAGTGAAGTCAAACAGGAAGTAGGTTGCAAGAAATGTAAAGTCATTTAGTATAAGACCACAGGCGGGAAGTGAACCTGCATGGCATTTGGTTAACATGGTTTGCAGGTTGAACCGCACCTACTATCTGCCCCCACCTACCATACATTTCTTCGTTGAACTTTGATTGTAATACAGGAACATCTATCAAACGCAGGGAATTCATATCCacattatataataaataataccaGCAGATCAATAAAAGAATGAAAGCAGAtcgaataaataataaataaataatcgaaTAAATGCCACTGTGTTGAAGCACTTTCATCCATATAGTCCTACATCACCTAAGTGCATACATTCATAGCACGGTGGTCTCGGGTGGGAATGgaacccctccccctggccTGGCTCTACCGGTGCTTACCTTGGCGGAGGCCACCATCATAGTGGCCTGCTTCTTGTTCAGGTTCTCCACGGCGTTGGAGAGGGTGCTGGGGTCGGCGTTGGCCAGGTGAGACAGCGTCTTGTAGCCTGCGTTGAACAGCTGCTTCGCCCTGTACTGTGACACGCAGGGACATAGGGGGCACGGTGTTTAATACATTACTCTGACTGTTTTAACAAACAGCCCCTATTTCACCACCATGGTGTGATGCAATTAcacgttgttgtttttatccAATCCGCCTACGGGTCGTTCTGACGGAGCCACCCGATTGGTCCATTGACTTGACCATTAGGAAGTGATCCAACTAGCATGACAACACACCTAGCCGTGCTCAAAGGAAAGGCTGTTCTGTCACACAATCCCAAGTCTAATGTCAATATGGGGTCGATTTGTAACTGCTTGTAATGACTGAATAAATATCCTGGGATGCTGATAACAAAGAGGGCCCTGAACACCTTGAGATTGCAAACGTTCACTCGACGAATAGGGTTCCCTTAACATAAAGAGATCACATATAACTAAATGTGTAGGAGCCTCTTAGCGTCCCGAGAGGGCCCACGTTCCCTCCGTGGTGCTGACCTCCAGCACCCCAGCCACCTCCATCAGCGGGACCAGCTCGGCTGTGACGCAGTAGCTCAGACGCTTGGACAGCTCGGCCAGCAGGGACTTGAACGGCCAGAACTCCTCAAACTCCTGGGTCACAGGGTGGAGATCACAAAGTATACGATGGATTGATTCAGTTCATTCATAATGATGTTTCAcctttatttacattttaaccTAACGGGTTAAATGACAAGTCGCCGCGGTGACAGGTCGCCATGGTGACGGGTCGCCGCGGTGCGCGCCGCCCCCCTACCTCGGTGAAGTGCAGCACGCAGGCGCAGAAGGCGGCGGAGGAGCTGAGCAGGCTCTGGATGAAGCCGCGGCTCAGCGAGAAGCGCTCGGCCACGCTCCACAGGTTGGTCTCCTTCAGCAGGGTGTAGAGCACCAGGGCCAGGTACAGCCGGTGCACCGACGCCATGTTCACGCTCTGGAGCGGGAGGAGAGCCCGTCGGTGAGCC from Gadus macrocephalus chromosome 4, ASM3116895v1 includes these protein-coding regions:
- the hpse gene encoding heparanase, translated to MISLVVILVVSVQLWPARGSHDVADHDAFGTGVRSLEVDLSVDLSRIVREVDERFLSVAIDASLVAEERFMYMLGSPKLRTLAKALSPSYLRFGGTRQDFMVFNPEKYLMRSHGYDQQKPGLSAGPEDSCKKMELPTLLEARLKKQWIQQQALLRKEDLQMKYRRRVKFTEYSVDLLTSFANCTDMDLIFGLNALLRTSDNIWNSSNARSLIKYCESQQYRISWELGNEPNSYEKKAGIRVSGSQLGEDFVNLREILQDSKLYHNTGLYGPDISQPRDHRKDLLQGFLTTGSQAINACTWHHYYVNGREATLADFISPQVLDSLGLKISEVLESVHLVSPGTRSWLGESSSAYGGGAEGLSDAFAAGFMWLDKLGLAAKMGLDVVIRQVLIGSGTYHLVDDNLDPLPDYWLSLLYKRLVGPEVLMVERLLLAGLQNPRRKVRVYLHCANRNRGYSKGAVTLMAMNLAARPSRLTLPALLSPSTVEAFVLQSDQPNEAGLYSRSVMLNEKLLQMLDDQTLPELKGNILPPADHLSVPGFSLAFFVFTEAAAAACQ